A stretch of the Kazachstania africana CBS 2517 chromosome 12, complete genome genome encodes the following:
- the PET112 gene encoding glutamyl-tRNA(Gln) amidotransferase subunit PET112 (similar to Saccharomyces cerevisiae PET112 (YBL080C); ancestral locus Anc_7.403) codes for MSLGLLKQSHIPIRRLFSTIPGYNLKCGLEIHTQLNTENKLFSRSRNDPFRYVDQPNVNASYFDVALPGSRPTLNYEVVLYALKLALAMNSTINLNSQFDRKHYFYGDLPQGYQITQHYRPIATGGQLTLSKPFDDISSPSKAVNIKQLQIEQDTGRSVYLQGEGLTLIDLNRANVPLIELVTEPDLTSIKEVRAFLKKYQDIVRQLKISTGDLETGSVRVDVNINVNEYPRVELKNLPNTSSIINAIKYEYKRQVNIIQSGKAESELREVETRRWDGEKHSSSDLKSPHLIYRYMPDPELPYINLDKSIVADVAKTLPKLSDEVLDMFMNEPYNLSLKDARILTMNHNLSVFYTNEEIKDFYLSTFQIFSDTIEGESSSSKIVINWVLHELLGTLNKLGVALKESREILSPQKFAEFLLLIYNRKISNSNAKLLLFHLIENIKDYKENSNLNLVQLTSDLELDSNSSFNDAQLQEQCRLILKELDNSELVDSLVSGKKKNTLQYLVGQGMRKFHGKVEAQELQKTFKNILNIKW; via the coding sequence ATGTCTCTAGGATTGCTAAAACAATCTCACATTCCAATAAGGAGACTTTTCTCGACAATTCCCGGCTATAATCTGAAATGTGGACTGGAAATACATACCCAATTGAATACTGAAAACAAACTGTTCTCACGTTCAAGGAACGACCCTTTTCGATATGTTGACCAGCCAAACGTAAATGCAAGCTATTTCGATGTAGCTTTGCCAGGATCTAGACCAACTTTGAACTATGAAGTCGTACTTTACGCTTTGAAATTGGCTCTGGCAATGAACTCTACGATTAATTTAAATTCTCAATTTGACAGAAAACACTATTTCTATGGTGACCTTCCACAAGGGTATCAGATAACACAACATTATCGCCCCATAGCAACTGGCGGGCAATTGACACTATCTAAACCGTTTGATGACATCTCTTCTCCTAGCAAGGCTGTAAATATAAAACAGTTACAAATCGAACAAGATACAGGAAGGTCAGTCTATCTGCAGGGCGAAGGACTCACTTTGATTGACTTAAATAGGGCTAATGTCCCTTTGATTGAATTAGTAACAGAACCTGATCTTACTAGTATAAAAGAGGTACGTGCCTTTTTAAAGAAGTACCAAGATATAGTTCGtcaattaaaaatatcaactgGTGATTTAGAGACCGGCTCTGTAAGAGTGGATGTAAACATTAATGTTAATGAATACCCTAGAGTTGAGTTAAAAAACCTCCCGAATACTTCGTCGATAATAAACGCCATAAAATATGAGTATAAACGGCAAGTAAATATCATACAGAGTGGAAAAGCTGAAAGTGAACTACGTGAAGTAGAAACAAGGAGATGGGATGGAGAAAAACATTCAAGCTCAGATCTAAAGAGTCCTCATTTGATTTACAGGTATATGCCAGATCCAGAACTGCCATATATCAACCTGGACAAGAGCATAGTAGCAGATGTTGCCAAGACCCTTCCAAAACTATCTGACGAAGTGCTTGACATGTTCATGAATGAGCCTTATAACCTGTCACTAAAGGATGCTAGAATTTTAACTATGAATCACAACCTTAGTGTATTCTATACcaatgaagaaataaaagacTTCTATTTATCGacatttcaaatcttttctgACACGATTGAGGGAGAGAGCTCAAGTTCTAAAATAGTTATTAATTGGGTTCTACATGAATTATTGGGGACTCTAAATAAACTAGGCGTTGCCTTAAAAGAATCCAGAGAAATTCTAAGTCCCCAGAAATTTGCAGAATTTCTTCTGCTAATTTACAATCGAAAAATCTCTAATTCAAATGCCAAATTACTACTCTTTCACCTGATCGAAAATATAAAGgattacaaagaaaattcaaacttAAATTTAGTGCAATTGACTAGTGATTTAGAGCTGGATTCTAATTCTTCGTTTAATGACGCTCAACTACAAGAACAGTGTCGACTAATCCTAAAAGAGTTGGACAATTCTGAATTAGTTGACAGTCTAGTGTCagggaagaaaaaaaatacctTACAATACTTGGTGGGACAAGGAATGAGAAAATTTCACGGTAAAGTAGAAGCCCaagaacttcaaaaaaCATTCAAAAACATCCTCAACATCAAGTGGTAA
- the KAFR0L01830 gene encoding uncharacterized protein (similar to Saccharomyces cerevisiae YBL081W; ancestral locus Anc_7.404), with amino-acid sequence MPGEIVSVPFSSQIEDVDKYLLDYRNLKSVPQHNSSSSDGANSFDNQFQTRYGSNNYINKRVDMFSEGNAYYNRVGNRGYLNSNSNNYNRKKNMNRSYNSRTETLNQEHFDQNNHESPQQDLVGLNFYSQNPAVAAHLKQTYPQLFQNINIKSSNSVSSIDIKRDNTLESIYGISNHQIYSNARDYKKPPVFNSQSSMNATQAMPFNQNNLDFLMSNDTSFANSTAGFKYDFKSNIGSLNSSGIFNSPFQPYLNSNMLSSVSTTSTDTISSAVSPNLLNDVSNIQMPVHSTGSTASLDFKDHTDNSINKNNNMSITQVSSKHNGEVPSLDCGSNNDNSSTTNGRRPFGIWNNDMSVWS; translated from the coding sequence ATGCCAGGTGAAATCGTTAGTGttcctttttcttctcaGATTGAGGATGTCGACAAGTATTTGCTGGATTATAGGAACTTAAAGTCAGTCCCTCAGCATAATTCATCCTCATCAGACGGTGccaattcttttgataatcaatttcaaacaaGATATGGTAGCAATAACTACATTAATAAACGAGTAGATATGTTCTCTGAAGGAAATGCATATTATAACAGGGTAGGTAATCGGGGATACTTAAACAGTAATTCCAATAACTATAAcaggaagaaaaatatgaacCGTAGCTACAATTCTAGAACAGAGACCTTAAATCAAGAGCATTTTGATCAGAATAATCACGAGTCACCACAGCAGGATTTGGTTGGCTTGAACTTTTACTCTCAAAATCCCGCAGTTGCTGCACATCTGAAGCAAACATACCCtcaattgtttcaaaatatcaacatTAAAAGCAGTAATTCTGTTTCATCCATAGATATCAAAAGGGATAACACGTTAGAATCCATTTATGGAATATCTAATcaccaaatttattcaaatgcAAGAGATTACAAGAAGCCTCCCGTTTTCAATTCTCAGTCGTCAATGAATGCAACACAAGCAATGCCattcaatcaaaataatctaGATTTCTTAATGTCCAACGATACCTCTTTTGCCAATTCTACAGCTGGTTTTAAATAcgatttcaaatcaaatattggCTCACTGAATTCCTCAGGGATTTTCAATTCCCCATTTCAACCATATTTGAATAGTAATATGCTGTCATCAGTTTCTACCACATCGACGGACACGATCTCTTCTGCCGTAAGTCCAAATCTTCTTAATGAcgtttcaaatattcaaatgCCCGTACACTCAACTGGTAGTACAGCATCTTTAGATTTCAAGGATCATACTGACAATAGTATAAATAAGAACAACAACATGAGTATTACTCAAGTTTCATCTAAGCATAATGGTGAAGTTCCGTCTTTAGATTGCGGCtcaaataatgacaatAGTTCTACAACAAATGGTAGAAGACCATTCGGCATTTGGAATAATGATATGAGTGTCTGGAGCTAA
- the NUP170 gene encoding Nup170p (similar to Saccharomyces cerevisiae NUP170 (YBL079W) and NUP157 (YER105C); ancestral locus Anc_7.401) encodes MFSTPLRNRIDYSNNTFAASTTLPGSTTNLPSNPSLLNTTGTSRSIQRPDAQNNDTVRSVMNLNSISSLADINATNAATTTSANLSDVNEHIRITGLGSKKPLELASEYIDHLQRRDANTPILDERSYYNNGVNYNFSREAGGLGAFTPFERQKVISIPDELLQEASKTEIKSDMGIFPEINRCWIIIDNKLVLWNIDDSTDYQFIEEIKHTILNVALVDVKPNTFVSHIKHLLLITTPFDIYLLALSHNRASNELEVYNTGMTVSINGLGSLEIATYRPTGQIFFISKTTGLNIWELQYTGSDDWFNSKCTKICLTQSAWSNLLPTNLISKLPGSDLIQSLFEENSQETLIQIIIDQSRGVVYTLSSRSIVRAYLISGSNLEGPVIIEPSYIGRIIGTTTARGAAIMAKKYLKISKIIPVSQQENNNLFFVALTVGGVRLYFNGSIGRSNIEAIRLESIKFPPSSVTPEVMQQELQQQQIEQQKRSLPFYSSLTFNESILLKLQKKSSVLLETTSASTIISPGIFFSSVLKTPQQPTKVNATLNAASTPAPIQHRLFVSVPDYGILKNHGKYVENATFLDTTSPVKQIVPLTPSFNATDKPSGYANAFASQYNSENLRVAVLTNNSVEIYRYRNPDEVFETLIDNPLAFVLNYGLAEACSTALFVTCKFNKSEVLRSNALTFLTVGIPGVVDIKPKYNRYSVSTVSSLLSKPSLTATPQRSLVTKTGTTNFDLDDVILSPRFYGIGLLITRLFREVWNRQIFSVDKDIKFDARGQALKGSLNGKNVLSGICISKEDVGYYLSSILILNEFFATYSGSIAQPTAPLLPTDKAVNKAEEVASQAESMATNSLIKLVESIKEALSFLNVFYEESEVEGYEHQYLAFKDIVKFLKVDVQTKLSKLTFKDLFAPTEDTKSLVREILLSIINRNINRGASIEYTATTLQDRCGSFCSSSDILSFRAIEHLKKAREIGLRDNDTLSYHLNAAIKLFERIVNDLSMEKLKEAIDVMISLNYFPKTIEFLLNIANAMDKGKLAYQYVANGCLENDERKKYFDKRVVVYDLVFETLVKLDELAGNNTSSVSGPSVISSDAISLKDKSYEIVLNYDDKLFHYHLYDWLVAEKSGDRLLQLDTKFILPYLKEKAKDSLKISNLLWVYHSRKSNFYHAAEILYSLAISDFDIKLTDRIECLSRANGFCNSVCPPSQKQDMVQLSSLIQELFDIAAVQDDVLNLIKTDNRIDVNNKEELSKELDGKILPVSDLFNDYAVPLGYHEVALNIFKISDFRNEEEILSKWNELFDSLKRELSDSSNIEDSVNFVNLLSNVVVKIARNVHTSEFVFPISELFPRICSIVHEALPTSHIKEGSIISIFISAGVSFSKLYYVLKDLIQTSDSANVIFFKKEMTWLIKEWYQSDRKLRDIISFDDISNLKEYSVENDPLEKYTKKTGNSV; translated from the coding sequence ATGTTTTCCACACCACTAAGAAACAGAATTGATTACAGCAATAATACATTTGCTGCTTCAACTACACTTCCGGGAAGCACCACAAATTTGCCATCAAATCCTTCATTGCTTAATACTACTGGCACTAGCCGCTCTATTCAACGTCCCGATGctcaaaataatgacacTGTAAGGTCAGTTATGAATCTCAACTCCATCTCTTCTTTGGCCGATATAAATGCGACTAATGCAGCTACTACGACATCGGCAAACTTATCTGACGTGAATGAACACATTCGTATTACAGGTTTGGGGTCTAAGAAACCACTAGAACTAGCTAGTGAATATATAGATCATCTGCAAAGGCGTGATGCCAACACACCTATCTTAGATGAAAGATCCTACTACAATAACGGTGTCAATTACAATTTTAGCAGGGAAGCTGGTGGTTTAGGTGCTTTTACTCCTTTTGAAAGACAAAAAGTAATCAGCATACCGGATGAACTTCTTCAAGAAGCCTCAAAGACAGAAATTAAGAGCGATATGGGAATATTTCCAGAAATAAATAGATGCTGGATTATCatagataataaattagtTTTATGGAACATTGATGACAGCACTGACTACcaattcattgaagagATCAAGCACACCATTTTAAATGTTGCGCTTGTGGATGTAAAACCAAACACTTTTGTTAGTCACATCAAACATTTGTTACTTATTACCACTCCATTCGACATTTATTTGCTAGCTCTTTCACATAATAGAGCTTCAAATGAATTAGAAGTCTATAATACGGGCATGACTGTCTCGATAAATGGTCTAGGTTCCCTTGAAATTGCAACGTATAGACCAACGGGGCAAATCTTTTTTATCAGTAAGACTACCGGTTTAAACATTTGGGAATTACAATACACTGGTTCTGATGATTGGTTCAATAGTAAATGCACGAAAATTTGCTTGACGCAGTCTGCCTGGTCAAATTTGTTACCTACCAATTTGATTTCTAAATTGCCCGGTAGTGATTTAATTCAATCATTGTTTGAGGAAAACTCACAAGAAACACTAATTCAAATCATTATAGACCAATCTAGGGGTGTTGTCTACACATTATCATCTAGATCTATTGTAAGAGCATATTTGATTTCTGGTAGTAATCTGGAAGGACCAGTCATTATTGAACCATCATATATCGGTAGAATCATTGGTACTACAACGGCTAGAGGTGCCGCTATTATGGCAAAGAAatacttgaaaatttctaaaataaTTCCGGTATCTCAACAAGAAAACAACAACTTATTTTTTGTAGCCCTAACAGTTGGTGGTGTTCGTTTATATTTCAACGGTTCCATCGGCAGATCTAACATCGAAGCCATTAGGTTGGAGTCAATCAAATTTCCTCCAAGCTCAGTTACTCCTGAAGTCATGCAACAAGAAttacaacaacagcaaatTGAACAACAAAAGAGGAGCTTGCCATTCTATTCAAGTCTAACATTTAATGAGTCAATTTTGTTAAAActtcaaaagaaatcatCTGTATTATTAGAGACGACCAGTGCAAGTACCATCATCTCTCCAGGTATATTTTTCTCCTCAGTTCTCAAAACACCTCAACAACCAACCAAAGTTAATGCTACATTGAATGCAGCATCTACTCCTGCTCCAATTCAACATCGTCTATTTGTCAGTGTCCCAGATTATGGTATTTTAAAGAATCACGGTAAGTACGTGGAGAATGCAACTTTCTTAGACACTACTTCCCCTGTAAAACAAATTGTTCCATTAACTCCTTCTTTTAATGCAACTGATAAGCCTTCCGGTTACGCTAATGCATTTGCTTCACAATATAATTCTGAAAATCTTCGTGTAGCTGTTCTCACTAATAACTCGGTAGAAATTTACAGATATCGTAATCCAGatgaagtttttgaaactttaaTCGATAATCCACTGGCTTTTGTATTGAATTATGGTCTGGCTGAGGCATGTTCTACTGCTTTATTTGTCACttgcaaattcaataaGTCAGAAGTGTTGAGATCTAATGCCTTAACCTTTTTGACCGTCGGTATTCCGGGCGTTGTTGACATTAAGCCAAAATACAACCGTTACTCAGTATCTACAGTCTCTTCTTTGTTATCAAAGCCCTCTTTAACCGCCACTCCTCAAAGATCACTTGTTACCAAAACTGGAACAACAAATTTCGATTTAGATGACGTTATATTATCACCTAGATTTTATGGTATTGGTTTACTGATAACTAGGCTATTTAGGGAAGTTTGGAATAGACAAATATTTTCCGTTGACAAGGATATCAAGTTTGATGCTAGGGGACAGGCCTTGAAAGGTTCCTTAAATGGGAAGAATGTCCTTTCTGGTATATGCATTTCTAAGGAAGATGTCGGTTACTATCTATCTTCTATTTTGATCTTAAATGAGTTCTTTGCCACATATAGTGGATCAATTGCTCAGCCAACAGCACCATTGTTACCAACTGACAAGGCAGTCAATAAAGCTGAGGAGGTTGCTAGCCAAGCAGAAAGTATGGCTACAAACTCTCTGATCAAATTAGTTGAATCTATCAAGGAAGCCCTATCCTTCTTAAATGTATTCTATGAAGAAAGTGAAGTGGAAGGCTATGAACATCAATATCTAGCATTCAAGGATATCGTAAAGTTCTTAAAGGTAGATGTCCAAACTAAACTTTCCAAGCTGactttcaaagatttgTTTGCACCAACAGAAGATACCAAATCTTTGGTAAGAGAAATATTGTTGTCTATCATTAATAGAAATATTAACAGGGGTGCTTCTATTGAATACACTGCTACAACTTTACAAGATAGATGTGGTTCCTTCTGTTCAAGTAGCGACATTTTAAGTTTCAGAGCCATCGaacatttgaagaaagcCAGAGAGATTGGTTTAAGGGATAACGATACATTAAGCTATCATCTTAATGCAGCTATCAAACTATTTGAACGTATTGTCAATGACCTATCAATGGAAAAACTAAAGGAAGCTATTGATGTTATGATCAGTCTAAACTACTTCCCAAAAACAATcgaatttttattaaatattGCGAATGCAATGGATAAAGGTAAGTTAGCGTACCAATATGTTGCTAACGGTTGTTTAGAAAAcgatgaaagaaaaaaatattttgataagaGAGTTGTAGTTTATGATCTTGTCTTCGAGACTTTAGTAAAACTTGATGAATTGGCCGGTAACAACACATCTTCGGTGTCAGGTCCTTCTGTCATTTCATCTGATGCTATTTCGTTAAAGGATAAAAGTTATGAGATTGTTTTGAACTACGATGACAAACTATTCCATTACCATTTATACGATTGGTTGGTAGCTGAGAAGAGTGGAGACAGATTACTACAACTGGACACTAAGTTCATTCTTCCTTACTTAAAAGAGAAGGCTAAagattcattgaaaatttctaatcTTCTATGGGTCTACCATTCTAGAAAGTCAAACTTTTACCATGCTGCGGAAATTCTATACTCGTTAGCAATCTCTGATTTTGATATAAAATTAACTGATAGAATTGAATGTCTATCTCGTGCAAATGGTTTCTGTAATAGTGTGTGTCCTCCAAGTCAAAAACAGGATATGGTTCAACTTTCAAGTCTGATTCAAGAACTTTTCGATATAGCTGCTGTCCAAGATGATGTGTTGAATTTAATCAAAACTGATAATAGAATTGATGTCAATAATAAAGAGGAATTATCCAAAGAACTAGATGGCAAGATTCTGCCAGTCAGTGACTTATTTAATGATTATGCAGTTCCACTCGGTTACCATGAAGTTGCATTAAATATCTTCAAGATCTCTGATTTTAGaaacgaagaagaaattttaagtAAATGGAATGAACTATTCGATTCCCTAAAGAGAGAGCTAAGTGATAGTAGTAACATAGAGGACTCCGTGAACTTTGTCAATTTACTATCTAACGTTGTTGTCAAAATTGCAAGAAATGTCCATACTTCTGAATTTGTTTTCCCAATTTCTGAATTATTTCCTCGTATTTGTAGTATAGTTCATGAAGCTCTGCCGACTAGCCATATAAAGGAAGGTTCAATCATTTCAATCTTTATATCAGCCGGTGTTTCATTCAGTAAATTATACTACGTCTTGAAAGACTTGATTCAAACTTCGGACAGCGCCAAtgtaattttctttaagaAGGAAATGACTTGGTTGATCAAAGAGTGGTACCAATCTGATAGAAAGTTGAGGGATATTATTTCCTTTGATGACATATCGAATTTGAAGGAATATTCTGTTGAAAATGATCCCTTGGAGAAAtatacaaagaaaacagGGAATAGTGTAtga
- the ILS1 gene encoding isoleucine--tRNA ligase ILS1 (similar to Saccharomyces cerevisiae ILS1 (YBL076C); ancestral locus Anc_7.398), translating into MSESPAHFSFPKEEEKVLALWEEIDAFHRSLELTKDKPEFSFFDGPPFATGTPHYGHILASTIKDIVPRYATMTGHHVERRFGWDTHGVPIEHIIDKKLNIKNKDDVYKLGIDKYNDECRAIVMTYAAEWRKTLGRLGRWIDFDNDYKTMYPSFMESVWWAFKELYKKDQVYRGFRVMPYSTGLTTPLSNFEAQQNYKDVLDPAVTIGFNVIGQEKTQLVAWTTTPWTLPANMALCVNEDFEYVKIHDEKKDCYYIMLESLIKNLYRKPKDEKFKIVERLKGSDLVGLKYEPLFPYFVEQFKDTAFRVVSDSYVTAESGTGIVHNAATYGEEDYKVCLNAGIISEDTILPDALDDLGVFTEVATDLAGLYVKDADKKIIKLLTEKGNLLLNSQIRHSYPFCWRSDTPLLYRTVPGWFVRVKEIVPKILDSVQKSNWVPNTIKEKRFSNWIANARDWNVSRNRYWGTPIPLWVSDDYEEVVCVGSVAELEELTGVTGIKDLHRDTIDGLTIPSKQGKGELKRIEEVFDCWFESGSMPYASQHYPFENTEKFDQKVPANFISEGLDQTRGWFYTLSVLGTHLFGEVPYKNVIVSGIVLASDGRKMSKSLKNYPDPNIVLEKYGSDALRLYLINSPVLKAESLKFKEEGVKEVVSKVLLPWWNSYKFLEGQIALLQKTSDITFEYDPSVRSENVMDRWILASLQSLVQYIHKEMGDYRLYTVVPRLLNFIDELTNWYIRFNRRRLKGENGVEDCIKALNTLFEALFTFVRAMAPFTPFLSDGIYLRLKEFIPADVLAKFTKDDRSVHFLSYPVVREELFDEDIEKAVARMQSVIDLGRNIREKKTISLKTPLKTLVILHSDKDYLKDIEALQNYIVEELNVRDIVITTDEEKYGVEYKAVADWPVLGKKLKKDAKKVKDALPSCSSDEVRAYLETGKLEVAGIELVKGDLNVIRGLPESQAQSGNETRTDQEVLIIMDTNIYPELKSEGLARELVNRIQKLRKKCGLNATDDVLVQYELVKDTIEFESIVNEHNEMLSKTCRSEISQFDGSRSDGIADEEQTINDTAFKLKIFRL; encoded by the coding sequence ATGTCTGAATCCCCAGcacatttttcttttccaaaggaagaagaaaaagttcTTGCCTTATGGGAAGAGATTGACGCCTTCCACAGATCTTTAGAATTAACTAAGGATAAGCCAGAATTCTCCTTCTTCGATGGTCCTCCATTCGCCACAGGTACTCCTCATTATGGTCATATTTTAGCCTCTACGATTAAGGATATTGTTCCAAGATATGCTACCATGACTGGTCATCACGTCGAAAGAAGATTCGGTTGGGATACCCACGGTGTTCCAATTGAACATATCATtgacaagaaattgaacatTAAGAACAAAGATGATGTTTACAAGTTAGGTATCGACAAGTACAATGACGAATGTAGAGCTATTGTCATGACTTATGCTGCTGAATGGAGAAAGACCCTTGGTCGTTTAGGCCGTTGGATTGATTTCGATAATGATTATAAAACCATGTACCCATCCTTTATGGAATCTGTATGGTGGGCATTTAAGGAATTGTACAAGAAAGATCAAGTTTACCGTGGTTTTAGAGTCATGCCTTACTCTACCGGTTTAACTACACCATTAAGTAACTTTGAAGCTCAACAGAACTATAAGGATGTTCTTGATCCTGCTGTCACAATTGGTTTCAACGTTATCGGCCAAGAAAAGACGCAATTGGTTGCTTGGACTACCACTCCATGGACTTTACCAGCAAATATGGCACTATGTGTCAATGAAGACTTCGAATACGTTAAAATccatgatgaaaagaaggatTGTTACTATATCATGCTAGAATCATTGATCAAAAACTTATACAGAAAACCAaaggatgaaaaattcaaaattgttgaaagatTAAAGGGTTCTGACTTAGTTGGCTTGAAATATGAACCGCTCTTCCCATACTTTGTTGAACAATTCAAGGATACTGCTTTTAGAGTTGTTTCCGACAGTTATGTTACTGCTGAATCTGGTACAGGTATTGTTCACAATGCTGCCACCTATGGTGAAGAGGATTACAAGGTATGTTTGAACGCTGGTATCATTTCAGAAGATACTATCTTACCAGACGCTTTAGATGATCTAGGTGTCTTCACTGAAGTTGCTACTGACCTTGCGGGGCTCTACGTTAAAGACGCCGACAAGAAGATCATTAAACTATTGACCGAAAAGGGTAACTTATTATTGAACTCTCAAATTCGCCATTCCTATCCATTTTGTTGGAGATCTGATACTCCATTGTTATACCGTACAGTTCCAGGTTGGTTTGTCCGTGtcaaagaaattgttcCAAAGATCTTAGACTCTGTCCAGAAATCCAACTGGGTTCCAAATAccatcaaagaaaagagatttTCCAACTGGATTGCCAATGCTCGTGATTGGAATGTTTCTAGAAACAGATACTGGGGTACTCCAATCCCTCTATGGGTTTCTGATGATTATGAAGAAGTTGTTTGTGTTGGTTCTGTTGCTGAATTAGAAGAGTTAACCGGCGTCACTGGTATCAAGGATCTCCATCGTGACACTATAGATGGTTTAACCATTCCATCTAAGCAAGGTAAAGGTGAATTAAAGagaattgaagaagtttTTGACTGTTGGTTCGAATCTGGTTCTATGCCTTATGCTTCTCAACATTATCCATTCGAAAATACCGAAAAATTCGACCAAAAGGTCCCTGCTAATTTCATTTCTGAAGGTTTAGATCAAACTAGAGGTTGGTTCTATACTTTGTCTGTCTTAGGTACACATCTATTTGGTGAAGTTCCATACAAAAATGTTATCGTTTCGGGTATCGTCTTAGCTTCTGACGGTAGAAAAATGTCTAAGTCCTTAAAGAACTATCCTGATCCAAACATTGTCCTTGAAAAGTATGGTTCTGATGCTTTGAGATTATATTTAATCAACTCTCCTGTCTTGAAAGCTGAAAGTTTAAAATTCAAGGAAGAAGGTGTCAAGGAAGTTGTTTCCAAGGTCTTATTGCCATGGTGGAACTCTTACAAGTTCTTAGAAGGTCAAATTGCTTTATTACAAAAGACTTCTGATATTACTTTCGAATATGATCCTTCAGTTAGAAGTGAAAATGTCATGGACAGATGGATCTTAGCTTCTCTGCAATCTTTGGTTCAATACATTCACAAAGAAATGGGCGATTACAGATTATACACAGTTGTTCCACGATTATTAAATTTCATCGACGAATTAACTAATTGGTACATTAGATTCAACCGTCGTCGTCTAAAGGGTGAAAACGGTGTGGAAGATTGTATTAAGGCTTTGAACACATTATTCGAGGCCTTATTTACTTTTGTTAGAGCTATGGCTCCTTTCACTCCTTTCTTATCTGATGGTATTTACTTAAGATTGAAGGAATTCATTCCGGCTGATGTTTTAGCTAAGTTTACTAAGGATGACAGATCCGTTCATTTCCTATCTTACCCAGTTGTCAGAGAGGAATTGTTTGACGAAGATATAGAAAAGGCAGTCGCTAGAATGCAATCCGTGATAGATTTAGGTAGAAATATCCgtgaaaagaaaactatATCTTTGAAGACCCCTCTAAAAACACTAGTCATTCTACACAGTGACAAAGATTACTTAAAGGACATCGAAGCTTTACAGAACTACATTGTAGAAGAACTAAATGTTCGTGACATTGTTATTACTACTGATGAAGAGAAGTATGGTGTTGAATACAAGGCCGTTGCAGACTGGCCAGTTTTAGGtaagaaattaaagaaggATGCTAAGAAGGTCAAAGATGCCTTACCGTCGTGCTCCTCTGATGAAGTTCGTGCATATCTGGAGACTGGCAAGTTAGAAGTTGCTGGCATTGAATTAGTCAAGGGTGACTTAAACGTTATTAGAGGTCTACCAGAATCCCAAGCTCAATCAGGTAATGAAACTAGAACTGATCAAGAAGTTTTAATTATCATGGATACTAATATCTACCCAGAATTAAAGAGTGAAGGTCTAGCCAGAGAATTGGTTAACAGAATccaaaaattaagaaagaagTGTGGTTTAAATGCTACTGACGATGTTCTAGTTCAATACGAACTAGTGAAAGACACCATTGAATTCGAATCTATTGTCAACGAGCATAACGAAATGTTATCCAAGACCTGTAGATCTGAGATTTCCCAATTTGATGGCTCCAGGTCCGATGGTATTGCTGATGAAGAGCAAACCATTAACGATACAGCTTTcaaattaaagattttCAGGTTGTAA
- the ATG8 gene encoding ubiquitin-like protein ATG8 (similar to Saccharomyces cerevisiae ATG8 (YBL078C); ancestral locus Anc_7.400): MKSSFKSEYPFEKRKEESQRISEKFHSRIPVICEKADKSDIPDIDKRKYLVPADLTVGQFVYVIRKRIMLPPEKAIFIFVNDTLPPTAALLSAVYQEHKDKDGFLYVTYSGENTFGL; the protein is encoded by the coding sequence ATGAAGTCTTCATTCAAATCTGAATACCCTTTCGAGAAGAGGAAAGAAGAGTCACAGAGAATATCTgagaaatttcattcaagGATTCCAGTAATATGTGAAAAAGCTGATAAATCAGATATTCCTGACATTGATAAACGAAAGTATCTAGTACCTGCTGATTTAACCGTAGGCCAATTTGTCTACGTTATCAGGAAGAGAATAATGCTTCCTCCAGAAAAAGCTATATTTATCTTTGTCAACGATACACTACCCCCTACAGCAGCCCTACTATCTGCTGTATATCAAGAACATAAGGATAAGGACGGTTTCCTGTATGTTACTTATTCTGGCGAAAACACTTTTGGCCTTTAG